A part of Girardinichthys multiradiatus isolate DD_20200921_A chromosome 12, DD_fGirMul_XY1, whole genome shotgun sequence genomic DNA contains:
- the ddhd2 gene encoding phospholipase DDHD2 isoform X7 has protein sequence MSSSQGDRGGLSQAAQNDNPNQTAATSNTPEAQVSPVLDEVSPSSMSSFEMLDMESVPPPYQEVQPHWFFCRGADDSASWHPFSREDSDKLEHACNTLKDNEEDLVVAVEGERYDVRVRERTRYAVYWDQAPTEVRRCTWFYKGDKDTRFLPYSEEFSKRLEEAYMIAVTLDEWKRKLDFPTGETVILHNPKLIMHYQPIGMQDEWVSSPSEQTRPRTVKRGVENIFVEIPDGEPEKVDHLVFMVHGIGPACDLRFRSIIQCVNDFRSVSLCLLASHYKRSQQEGHVGRVEFLPVNWHSALHGDATGVDEDIQRITLPSISRLRHFTNDTLLDLFFYNSPTYCQTIVDTVASEINRLHALFKQRHPEFDGALSVVGHSLGSLILFDLLTNQRIGSRAREGVPSREHCSVNSETLEQTLTKLGLQQYLGTLQAENVDMESLALCQDSDLRDLGIPLGPRKKILHYIKKKWFPEDCKTAVGDQTLESVPPFLASGAGQPAQQLLFHREPSITSAVDYEYFDVGIGQSNGGIAKGQVSIEYPQLAFYPQTFFAFGSPIGMFLTVRGLKRIDPNYSFPTCKSFYNIYHPYDPVAYRIEPMIVSEVDLEPMLIPHHKGRKRMHLELKDSLTRMSMDLKNNVLGSLRTAWQSFTRLPVAALPPVEEGGTTNDTTPQEDQGVYTEAECSGLAEQTEQPEIEMGMLNGGRRIDYVLQEKPIESFNEYLFAIQSHLCYWESEDTALLLLKEIYDKLGVAFEQPQQ, from the exons ATGTCATCCAGTCAGGGTGACAGAGGGGGTCTTTCTCAGGCTGCCCAAAACGACAACCCCAATCAGACTGCTGCAACATCCAACACACCTGAGGCACAG gtTTCTCCTGTTTTGGATGAGGTTTCTCCTTCCTCCATGTCCTCTTTTGAGATGCTGGACATGGAGTCGGTTCCACCTCCGTACCAAGAGGTACAGCCTCACTGGTTCTTCTGTCGTGGGGCAGATGACAGCGCCTCCTGGCATCCCTTCAGCAGAGAGGACTCTGACAAACTAGAGCATGCTTGCAACACTT TAAAAGATAATGAGGAGGACCTGGTGGTTGCTGTGGAAGGGGAGCGCTATGATGTCCGTGTCAGGGAGAGGACGCGTTATGCTGTCTATTGGGACCAAGCTCCAACTGAGGTCCGCCGCTGTACCTGGTTCTACAAAGGAGATAAGGACACAAGGTTCTTGCCTTACTCCGAGGAATTCAGCAAACGTCTGGAG gaaGCCTATATGATAGCAGTGACCTTAGACGAATGGAAAAGGAAACTAGACTTTCCCACTGGGGAGACAGTCATCTTGCACAACCCTAAG CTGATAATGCATTATCAGCCAATAGGAATGCAGGATGAGTGGGTTTCCTCTCCGTCGGAGCAGACACGCCCTCGCACAGTCAAGAGGGGAGTAGAGAACATCTTTGTAGAGATACCTGATG gTGAACCGGAGAAGGTGGATCATCTGGTCTTTATGGTTCATGGCATTGGTCCTGCATGTGACTTGCGCTTTAGATCCATCATACAGTGTG TAAATGACTTCAGGAGTGTTTCGCTGTGCCTCCTGGCCTCCCACTATAAGCGTTCGCAGCAGGAAGGCCATGTGGGTCGAGTTGAATTCCTTCCTGTCAACTGGCATAGTGCTCTGCATGGGGATGCCACTGGTGTGGATGA GGACATTCAGAGGATCACTTTACCCAGCATCAGCCGCCTCAGACATTTCACCAACGACACTCTGCTGGacttatttttttacaacagCCCCACCTACTGCCAGACAATAGTGGACACAGTGGCCTCAGAGATCAACCGGCTACACGCCCTCTttaagcagagacacccagaatTTGATGGAGCACTTTCTGTAGTCGGACATAGCTTGG GTTCTCTGATCCTGTTTGACCTGCTAACCAATCAGAGGATTGGGTCCAGAGCAAGAGAAGGA GTACCTTCGAGAGAACATTGTTCTGTGAACAGTGAGACGTTGGAGCAGACGCTGACTAAATTGGGCCTCCAGCAGTACCTGGGAACTCTGCAGGCAGAAAATGTCGACATGGAATCACTG gcTCTCTGCCAAGACAGTGATCTTCGAGATTTAGGAATTCCTCTCGGACCTCGAAAGAAGATTTTACACTACATCAAGAAGAAGTGGTTTCCAGAG GACTGCAAGACAGCAGTGGGGGATCAGACCTTGGAGTCTGTTCCACCTTTTCTGGCCAGTGGTGCTGGCCAGCCGGCCCAGCAACTCCTCTTCCACAGAGAGCCTTCTATCACCAGTGCTGTGGACTATGAATACTTCGATGTCGGCATTGGACAG TCCAATGGAGGCATAGCCAAGGGACAG GTGTCCATTGAATACCCTCAGCTGGCATTTTACCCTCAGACATTTTTTGCTTTTGGTTCTCCGATTGGGATGTTCCTGACTGTACGAGGACTAAAACGCATCGATCCCAACTACTCGTTCCCCACATGCAAGAGCTTTTACAACATCTACCATCCA TATGACCCTGTTGCCTATCGGATCGAGCCCATGATTGTTTCAGAAGTGGATCTGGAGCCAATGCTTATACCTCACCACAAAGGAAGAAAGAGGATGCACCTTG AACTGAAAGACAGCTTAACCCGAATGAGTATGGATTTGAAGAACAACGTTCTGGGATCATTACGAACAGCTTGGCAGTCCTTTACTAGACTACCAGTTGCTGCACTGCCCCCAGTGGAGGAGGGGGGAACTACAAATGACACAACCCCCCAGGAGGATCAAG GAGTGTACACAGAAGCTGAATGTTCAGGGTTAGCAGAGCAGACTGAGCAGCCAGAGATTGAAATGGGGATGCTGAACGGAGGGCGCCGGATCGACTATGTGCTCCAGGAAAAACCCATTGAGAGCTTCAACGAATACTTGTTTGCCATCCAGTCTCACCTCTGTTACTG GGAATCTGAGGACAcggctctgctgctgctgaaggaGATTTACGACAAGCTCGGCGTGGCTTTTGAACAGCCACAACAGTAA
- the ddhd2 gene encoding phospholipase DDHD2 isoform X5, giving the protein MSSFEMLDMESVPPPYQEVQPHWFFCRGADDSASWHPFSREDSDKLEHACNTLKDNEEDLVVAVEGERYDVRVRERTRYAVYWDQAPTEVRRCTWFYKGDKDTRFLPYSEEFSKRLEEAYMIAVTLDEWKRKLDFPTGETVILHNPKLIMHYQPIGMQDEWVSSPSEQTRPRTVKRGVENIFVEIPDGEPEKVDHLVFMVHGIGPACDLRFRSIIQCVNDFRSVSLCLLASHYKRSQQEGHVGRVEFLPVNWHSALHGDATGVDEDIQRITLPSISRLRHFTNDTLLDLFFYNSPTYCQTIVDTVASEINRLHALFKQRHPEFDGALSVVGHSLGSLILFDLLTNQRIGSRAREGVPSREHCSVNSETLEQTLTKLGLQQYLGTLQAENVDMESLALCQDSDLRDLGIPLGPRKKILHYIKKKWFPEDCKTAVGDQTLESVPPFLASGAGQPAQQLLFHREPSITSAVDYEYFDVGIGQSNGGIAKGQVSIEYPQLAFYPQTFFAFGSPIGMFLTVRGLKRIDPNYSFPTCKSFYNIYHPYDPVAYRIEPMIVSEVDLEPMLIPHHKGRKRMHLELKDSLTRMSMDLKNNVLGSLRTAWQSFTRLPVAALPPVEEGGTTNDTTPQEDQVSADTAAARREDKFTDFWTKILEWPKALQKHYLKDNLAEFLKAFPDNSTTGQHYTLCKAGVYTEAECSGLAEQTEQPEIEMGMLNGGRRIDYVLQEKPIESFNEYLFAIQSHLCYWESEDTALLLLKEIYDKLGVAFEQPQQ; this is encoded by the exons ATGTCCTCTTTTGAGATGCTGGACATGGAGTCGGTTCCACCTCCGTACCAAGAGGTACAGCCTCACTGGTTCTTCTGTCGTGGGGCAGATGACAGCGCCTCCTGGCATCCCTTCAGCAGAGAGGACTCTGACAAACTAGAGCATGCTTGCAACACTT TAAAAGATAATGAGGAGGACCTGGTGGTTGCTGTGGAAGGGGAGCGCTATGATGTCCGTGTCAGGGAGAGGACGCGTTATGCTGTCTATTGGGACCAAGCTCCAACTGAGGTCCGCCGCTGTACCTGGTTCTACAAAGGAGATAAGGACACAAGGTTCTTGCCTTACTCCGAGGAATTCAGCAAACGTCTGGAG gaaGCCTATATGATAGCAGTGACCTTAGACGAATGGAAAAGGAAACTAGACTTTCCCACTGGGGAGACAGTCATCTTGCACAACCCTAAG CTGATAATGCATTATCAGCCAATAGGAATGCAGGATGAGTGGGTTTCCTCTCCGTCGGAGCAGACACGCCCTCGCACAGTCAAGAGGGGAGTAGAGAACATCTTTGTAGAGATACCTGATG gTGAACCGGAGAAGGTGGATCATCTGGTCTTTATGGTTCATGGCATTGGTCCTGCATGTGACTTGCGCTTTAGATCCATCATACAGTGTG TAAATGACTTCAGGAGTGTTTCGCTGTGCCTCCTGGCCTCCCACTATAAGCGTTCGCAGCAGGAAGGCCATGTGGGTCGAGTTGAATTCCTTCCTGTCAACTGGCATAGTGCTCTGCATGGGGATGCCACTGGTGTGGATGA GGACATTCAGAGGATCACTTTACCCAGCATCAGCCGCCTCAGACATTTCACCAACGACACTCTGCTGGacttatttttttacaacagCCCCACCTACTGCCAGACAATAGTGGACACAGTGGCCTCAGAGATCAACCGGCTACACGCCCTCTttaagcagagacacccagaatTTGATGGAGCACTTTCTGTAGTCGGACATAGCTTGG GTTCTCTGATCCTGTTTGACCTGCTAACCAATCAGAGGATTGGGTCCAGAGCAAGAGAAGGA GTACCTTCGAGAGAACATTGTTCTGTGAACAGTGAGACGTTGGAGCAGACGCTGACTAAATTGGGCCTCCAGCAGTACCTGGGAACTCTGCAGGCAGAAAATGTCGACATGGAATCACTG gcTCTCTGCCAAGACAGTGATCTTCGAGATTTAGGAATTCCTCTCGGACCTCGAAAGAAGATTTTACACTACATCAAGAAGAAGTGGTTTCCAGAG GACTGCAAGACAGCAGTGGGGGATCAGACCTTGGAGTCTGTTCCACCTTTTCTGGCCAGTGGTGCTGGCCAGCCGGCCCAGCAACTCCTCTTCCACAGAGAGCCTTCTATCACCAGTGCTGTGGACTATGAATACTTCGATGTCGGCATTGGACAG TCCAATGGAGGCATAGCCAAGGGACAG GTGTCCATTGAATACCCTCAGCTGGCATTTTACCCTCAGACATTTTTTGCTTTTGGTTCTCCGATTGGGATGTTCCTGACTGTACGAGGACTAAAACGCATCGATCCCAACTACTCGTTCCCCACATGCAAGAGCTTTTACAACATCTACCATCCA TATGACCCTGTTGCCTATCGGATCGAGCCCATGATTGTTTCAGAAGTGGATCTGGAGCCAATGCTTATACCTCACCACAAAGGAAGAAAGAGGATGCACCTTG AACTGAAAGACAGCTTAACCCGAATGAGTATGGATTTGAAGAACAACGTTCTGGGATCATTACGAACAGCTTGGCAGTCCTTTACTAGACTACCAGTTGCTGCACTGCCCCCAGTGGAGGAGGGGGGAACTACAAATGACACAACCCCCCAGGAGGATCAAG TCTCAGCAGACACTGCTGCTGCTAGGAGAGAAGACAAGTTTACAGATTTTTGGACTAAAATACTGGAGTGGCCAAAGGCCCTTCAGAAGCATTACCTAAAAG ACAATTTAGCTGAATTCCTTAAAGCATTTCCTGACAACTCTACAACAGGACAGCATTACACATTGtgtaaag CAGGAGTGTACACAGAAGCTGAATGTTCAGGGTTAGCAGAGCAGACTGAGCAGCCAGAGATTGAAATGGGGATGCTGAACGGAGGGCGCCGGATCGACTATGTGCTCCAGGAAAAACCCATTGAGAGCTTCAACGAATACTTGTTTGCCATCCAGTCTCACCTCTGTTACTG GGAATCTGAGGACAcggctctgctgctgctgaaggaGATTTACGACAAGCTCGGCGTGGCTTTTGAACAGCCACAACAGTAA
- the ddhd2 gene encoding phospholipase DDHD2 isoform X8 — MSSSQGDRGGLSQAAQNDNPNQTAATSNTPEAQVSPVLDEVSPSSMSSFEMLDMESVPPPYQEVQPHWFFCRGADDSASWHPFSREDSDKLEHACNTLKDNEEDLVVAVEGERYDVRVRERTRYAVYWDQAPTEVRRCTWFYKGDKDTRFLPYSEEFSKRLEEAYMIAVTLDEWKRKLDFPTGETVILHNPKLIMHYQPIGMQDEWVSSPSEQTRPRTVKRGVENIFVEIPDGEPEKVDHLVFMVHGIGPACDLRFRSIIQCVNDFRSVSLCLLASHYKRSQQEGHVGRVEFLPVNWHSALHGDATGVDEDIQRITLPSISRLRHFTNDTLLDLFFYNSPTYCQTIVDTVASEINRLHALFKQRHPEFDGALSVVGHSLGSLILFDLLTNQRIGSRAREGVPSREHCSVNSETLEQTLTKLGLQQYLGTLQAENVDMESLALCQDSDLRDLGIPLGPRKKILHYIKKKWFPEDCKTAVGDQTLESVPPFLASGAGQPAQQLLFHREPSITSAVDYEYFDVGIGQVSIEYPQLAFYPQTFFAFGSPIGMFLTVRGLKRIDPNYSFPTCKSFYNIYHPYDPVAYRIEPMIVSEVDLEPMLIPHHKGRKRMHLELKDSLTRMSMDLKNNVLGSLRTAWQSFTRLPVAALPPVEEGGTTNDTTPQEDQGVYTEAECSGLAEQTEQPEIEMGMLNGGRRIDYVLQEKPIESFNEYLFAIQSHLCYWESEDTALLLLKEIYDKLGVAFEQPQQ, encoded by the exons ATGTCATCCAGTCAGGGTGACAGAGGGGGTCTTTCTCAGGCTGCCCAAAACGACAACCCCAATCAGACTGCTGCAACATCCAACACACCTGAGGCACAG gtTTCTCCTGTTTTGGATGAGGTTTCTCCTTCCTCCATGTCCTCTTTTGAGATGCTGGACATGGAGTCGGTTCCACCTCCGTACCAAGAGGTACAGCCTCACTGGTTCTTCTGTCGTGGGGCAGATGACAGCGCCTCCTGGCATCCCTTCAGCAGAGAGGACTCTGACAAACTAGAGCATGCTTGCAACACTT TAAAAGATAATGAGGAGGACCTGGTGGTTGCTGTGGAAGGGGAGCGCTATGATGTCCGTGTCAGGGAGAGGACGCGTTATGCTGTCTATTGGGACCAAGCTCCAACTGAGGTCCGCCGCTGTACCTGGTTCTACAAAGGAGATAAGGACACAAGGTTCTTGCCTTACTCCGAGGAATTCAGCAAACGTCTGGAG gaaGCCTATATGATAGCAGTGACCTTAGACGAATGGAAAAGGAAACTAGACTTTCCCACTGGGGAGACAGTCATCTTGCACAACCCTAAG CTGATAATGCATTATCAGCCAATAGGAATGCAGGATGAGTGGGTTTCCTCTCCGTCGGAGCAGACACGCCCTCGCACAGTCAAGAGGGGAGTAGAGAACATCTTTGTAGAGATACCTGATG gTGAACCGGAGAAGGTGGATCATCTGGTCTTTATGGTTCATGGCATTGGTCCTGCATGTGACTTGCGCTTTAGATCCATCATACAGTGTG TAAATGACTTCAGGAGTGTTTCGCTGTGCCTCCTGGCCTCCCACTATAAGCGTTCGCAGCAGGAAGGCCATGTGGGTCGAGTTGAATTCCTTCCTGTCAACTGGCATAGTGCTCTGCATGGGGATGCCACTGGTGTGGATGA GGACATTCAGAGGATCACTTTACCCAGCATCAGCCGCCTCAGACATTTCACCAACGACACTCTGCTGGacttatttttttacaacagCCCCACCTACTGCCAGACAATAGTGGACACAGTGGCCTCAGAGATCAACCGGCTACACGCCCTCTttaagcagagacacccagaatTTGATGGAGCACTTTCTGTAGTCGGACATAGCTTGG GTTCTCTGATCCTGTTTGACCTGCTAACCAATCAGAGGATTGGGTCCAGAGCAAGAGAAGGA GTACCTTCGAGAGAACATTGTTCTGTGAACAGTGAGACGTTGGAGCAGACGCTGACTAAATTGGGCCTCCAGCAGTACCTGGGAACTCTGCAGGCAGAAAATGTCGACATGGAATCACTG gcTCTCTGCCAAGACAGTGATCTTCGAGATTTAGGAATTCCTCTCGGACCTCGAAAGAAGATTTTACACTACATCAAGAAGAAGTGGTTTCCAGAG GACTGCAAGACAGCAGTGGGGGATCAGACCTTGGAGTCTGTTCCACCTTTTCTGGCCAGTGGTGCTGGCCAGCCGGCCCAGCAACTCCTCTTCCACAGAGAGCCTTCTATCACCAGTGCTGTGGACTATGAATACTTCGATGTCGGCATTGGACAG GTGTCCATTGAATACCCTCAGCTGGCATTTTACCCTCAGACATTTTTTGCTTTTGGTTCTCCGATTGGGATGTTCCTGACTGTACGAGGACTAAAACGCATCGATCCCAACTACTCGTTCCCCACATGCAAGAGCTTTTACAACATCTACCATCCA TATGACCCTGTTGCCTATCGGATCGAGCCCATGATTGTTTCAGAAGTGGATCTGGAGCCAATGCTTATACCTCACCACAAAGGAAGAAAGAGGATGCACCTTG AACTGAAAGACAGCTTAACCCGAATGAGTATGGATTTGAAGAACAACGTTCTGGGATCATTACGAACAGCTTGGCAGTCCTTTACTAGACTACCAGTTGCTGCACTGCCCCCAGTGGAGGAGGGGGGAACTACAAATGACACAACCCCCCAGGAGGATCAAG GAGTGTACACAGAAGCTGAATGTTCAGGGTTAGCAGAGCAGACTGAGCAGCCAGAGATTGAAATGGGGATGCTGAACGGAGGGCGCCGGATCGACTATGTGCTCCAGGAAAAACCCATTGAGAGCTTCAACGAATACTTGTTTGCCATCCAGTCTCACCTCTGTTACTG GGAATCTGAGGACAcggctctgctgctgctgaaggaGATTTACGACAAGCTCGGCGTGGCTTTTGAACAGCCACAACAGTAA
- the ddhd2 gene encoding phospholipase DDHD2 isoform X2: protein MSSSQGDRGGLSQAAQNDNPNQTAATSNTPEAQVSPVLDEVSPSSMSSFEMLDMESVPPPYQEVQPHWFFCRGADDSASWHPFSREDSDKLEHACNTLKDNEEDLVVAVEGERYDVRVRERTRYAVYWDQAPTEVRRCTWFYKGDKDTRFLPYSEEFSKRLEEAYMIAVTLDEWKRKLDFPTGETVILHNPKLIMHYQPIGMQDEWVSSPSEQTRPRTVKRGVENIFVEIPDGEPEKVDHLVFMVHGIGPACDLRFRSIIQCVNDFRSVSLCLLASHYKRSQQEGHVGRVEFLPVNWHSALHGDATGVDEDIQRITLPSISRLRHFTNDTLLDLFFYNSPTYCQTIVDTVASEINRLHALFKQRHPEFDGALSVVGHSLGSLILFDLLTNQRIGSRAREGVPSREHCSVNSETLEQTLTKLGLQQYLGTLQAENVDMESLALCQDSDLRDLGIPLGPRKKILHYIKKKWFPEDCKTAVGDQTLESVPPFLASGAGQPAQQLLFHREPSITSAVDYEYFDVGIGQVSIEYPQLAFYPQTFFAFGSPIGMFLTVRGLKRIDPNYSFPTCKSFYNIYHPYDPVAYRIEPMIVSEVDLEPMLIPHHKGRKRMHLELKDSLTRMSMDLKNNVLGSLRTAWQSFTRLPVAALPPVEEGGTTNDTTPQEDQVSADTAAARREDKFTDFWTKILEWPKALQKHYLKDNLAEFLKAFPDNSTTGQHYTLCKAGVYTEAECSGLAEQTEQPEIEMGMLNGGRRIDYVLQEKPIESFNEYLFAIQSHLCYWESEDTALLLLKEIYDKLGVAFEQPQQ, encoded by the exons ATGTCATCCAGTCAGGGTGACAGAGGGGGTCTTTCTCAGGCTGCCCAAAACGACAACCCCAATCAGACTGCTGCAACATCCAACACACCTGAGGCACAG gtTTCTCCTGTTTTGGATGAGGTTTCTCCTTCCTCCATGTCCTCTTTTGAGATGCTGGACATGGAGTCGGTTCCACCTCCGTACCAAGAGGTACAGCCTCACTGGTTCTTCTGTCGTGGGGCAGATGACAGCGCCTCCTGGCATCCCTTCAGCAGAGAGGACTCTGACAAACTAGAGCATGCTTGCAACACTT TAAAAGATAATGAGGAGGACCTGGTGGTTGCTGTGGAAGGGGAGCGCTATGATGTCCGTGTCAGGGAGAGGACGCGTTATGCTGTCTATTGGGACCAAGCTCCAACTGAGGTCCGCCGCTGTACCTGGTTCTACAAAGGAGATAAGGACACAAGGTTCTTGCCTTACTCCGAGGAATTCAGCAAACGTCTGGAG gaaGCCTATATGATAGCAGTGACCTTAGACGAATGGAAAAGGAAACTAGACTTTCCCACTGGGGAGACAGTCATCTTGCACAACCCTAAG CTGATAATGCATTATCAGCCAATAGGAATGCAGGATGAGTGGGTTTCCTCTCCGTCGGAGCAGACACGCCCTCGCACAGTCAAGAGGGGAGTAGAGAACATCTTTGTAGAGATACCTGATG gTGAACCGGAGAAGGTGGATCATCTGGTCTTTATGGTTCATGGCATTGGTCCTGCATGTGACTTGCGCTTTAGATCCATCATACAGTGTG TAAATGACTTCAGGAGTGTTTCGCTGTGCCTCCTGGCCTCCCACTATAAGCGTTCGCAGCAGGAAGGCCATGTGGGTCGAGTTGAATTCCTTCCTGTCAACTGGCATAGTGCTCTGCATGGGGATGCCACTGGTGTGGATGA GGACATTCAGAGGATCACTTTACCCAGCATCAGCCGCCTCAGACATTTCACCAACGACACTCTGCTGGacttatttttttacaacagCCCCACCTACTGCCAGACAATAGTGGACACAGTGGCCTCAGAGATCAACCGGCTACACGCCCTCTttaagcagagacacccagaatTTGATGGAGCACTTTCTGTAGTCGGACATAGCTTGG GTTCTCTGATCCTGTTTGACCTGCTAACCAATCAGAGGATTGGGTCCAGAGCAAGAGAAGGA GTACCTTCGAGAGAACATTGTTCTGTGAACAGTGAGACGTTGGAGCAGACGCTGACTAAATTGGGCCTCCAGCAGTACCTGGGAACTCTGCAGGCAGAAAATGTCGACATGGAATCACTG gcTCTCTGCCAAGACAGTGATCTTCGAGATTTAGGAATTCCTCTCGGACCTCGAAAGAAGATTTTACACTACATCAAGAAGAAGTGGTTTCCAGAG GACTGCAAGACAGCAGTGGGGGATCAGACCTTGGAGTCTGTTCCACCTTTTCTGGCCAGTGGTGCTGGCCAGCCGGCCCAGCAACTCCTCTTCCACAGAGAGCCTTCTATCACCAGTGCTGTGGACTATGAATACTTCGATGTCGGCATTGGACAG GTGTCCATTGAATACCCTCAGCTGGCATTTTACCCTCAGACATTTTTTGCTTTTGGTTCTCCGATTGGGATGTTCCTGACTGTACGAGGACTAAAACGCATCGATCCCAACTACTCGTTCCCCACATGCAAGAGCTTTTACAACATCTACCATCCA TATGACCCTGTTGCCTATCGGATCGAGCCCATGATTGTTTCAGAAGTGGATCTGGAGCCAATGCTTATACCTCACCACAAAGGAAGAAAGAGGATGCACCTTG AACTGAAAGACAGCTTAACCCGAATGAGTATGGATTTGAAGAACAACGTTCTGGGATCATTACGAACAGCTTGGCAGTCCTTTACTAGACTACCAGTTGCTGCACTGCCCCCAGTGGAGGAGGGGGGAACTACAAATGACACAACCCCCCAGGAGGATCAAG TCTCAGCAGACACTGCTGCTGCTAGGAGAGAAGACAAGTTTACAGATTTTTGGACTAAAATACTGGAGTGGCCAAAGGCCCTTCAGAAGCATTACCTAAAAG ACAATTTAGCTGAATTCCTTAAAGCATTTCCTGACAACTCTACAACAGGACAGCATTACACATTGtgtaaag CAGGAGTGTACACAGAAGCTGAATGTTCAGGGTTAGCAGAGCAGACTGAGCAGCCAGAGATTGAAATGGGGATGCTGAACGGAGGGCGCCGGATCGACTATGTGCTCCAGGAAAAACCCATTGAGAGCTTCAACGAATACTTGTTTGCCATCCAGTCTCACCTCTGTTACTG GGAATCTGAGGACAcggctctgctgctgctgaaggaGATTTACGACAAGCTCGGCGTGGCTTTTGAACAGCCACAACAGTAA